AAtaagtgggcgaagtttttttctaAAAACCTCTACTCCCCCATCATGGAAATCTAATAGAGTGTCCTCTAACCgttaatttgtcaattttgttttcaggGTTTCACCGTGACTTTGTGATTGTTATTATATAGCTTGAAGAACACATTCCGGCGATATGTACTTTTAAAGCGGCATTgtgaaattttacaaaaaaatgccACCCTCAATTTTGATAAAAGTCTCGTTGTTTAACAATGTAGACAGACGCTTGTCTAAACACTAATCAGCATTCGAAATAGTTAAGCAGAAATTTTACACCCTGTCCAATTTaatgcctatttttgaatttttctcaaaatcatagcacattagtgacaagtaagatatatgtatattatagggcaaggactacaactactgcactggaaattttatttcagcacagacaacagttgtggagttacagtcaaaaatgaggaaaaccaatatttgatcaataaatcaataactacttgccttgagttgctgaattttcagtgcagtagttgtagtccttgccctataataaacatatcttacttgttaccaatgcgctataatttttgaaaaaaatgcaaaaataggcacaaaattggccagggatgtagtacccccttaaatcagcATATTTCGTGTGAAAAAATCTTGATCTTAGTGTAATGAAGTTCGGGAGCCGGAAACAATTCAGTAACAGATACGCTTATACAGCACTCACAATGTCtaatattttcaatattacatTTTTTTGTCTCTTTACTATTACTGCTCGATAGACTCTTTGAGCTCGATAGACTCTTTGAGTATTCACTAACTGCCCATGATGGGTCTAGCAAACAACAATGTGTGTGGTGTTTTCAACACCACACACATATTTTACCCTCGAAACTTACGGCAAAATGAGTATCAACCAAGCTAAtcacctggattaggagctacctgacagatcgttccatcaaagtggtcaaatctggccagtcatcaagtacttcctccatcaatgcatcagttccctAGGGCTCAATATTGAGCCCActtgttctctgtcttcattgatgacctgggtgatgaaTGTGAAAACCAACTTtacctctacgcagatgattccaccttgatttgtgagattacatctagagacaacctTGAAGCTGTTACTGCTAGCCTGAACGGAGACTTCTGGGCAGAACAGACGGAGGGTGACATTCGAGCAAtcgaaatgtaaggcaatgacatTATCAAtaaagaggaatccaaccaagctagatcttctgtttggtaccaccaaactggcgCCAAAACTCTAGCATTACTAGACTCTATCCCgaggaaggcccttcgaatcataggcgTGAGCGGACAggaagcaagtacagagctgaacatcacatctctccatcaaagacgtcaagtgaCTGCAGCcacagtcctctacaaaatgcacaacAGTTTTTGCCCACCAGAGCTGAATGCACTGTATCCAAATCCATTTGTAGTCAGGAGAGCTACCCGTTCTATCTTGTCcctgccttgccatgctctcacagtactagtttctagaaccatgtctgctggcaggaccttcatccacactgcagttcacgtgtggaatagcctaccagatggagtagtctgagatatatctgacaacggcgcaccatccttcagAGCAAAGTACATATTATACactgcataagcatcttatttcacaCGCCTCATGCTTTACttccccttcactcttgttgttcctaagctgctgtgaactactgattggcccatgtggttgtatTTTATAGTGCCttaggtgcctatataagttctggATCTGCGTCACTcatcatgggctattgttcactctagcattttataaaaaaaatggtgCTACAATTTACCAAGATATATGTTGCATTTTAGATCCGCAATACATGATACTAGAATATATGAAAAATGACAACCTCAAGACTCTGCTCCGTGAAAGTAGAACTATTGGAGATGGCACCTATGGCAACCTCTTCGCTGGTAGTAAATGCTTTACACCAACACAACTGATGGGATTTGCGCACCAGGTCGCCAATGGGATGGCTTTTCTAGCACGGCAAAAGGTGAATGCTGCttaaaatgaatttcaaaattttaaagtTGGTTCATTTTTTTTACCAGAACAGAATTTGACACTGCGGGCTTTCGAACTCGTACCTTCATGCACCATtgtgctgttccatttaaaatccacactacgcctgtgaaagatttaggtaaagtcttccacagaggaagtatGATTTTccaatagaatagacagttgggtaacttctatttgaaatactcacttcagTTGTAAGTACAGCCATATTACACAGAAAGCAtggttttcaaaatgattaaccttgaccaaATACATCTGAAAAACAAAGTACTctccctgttgaagatatttctaaaagttTCTACATTGGtattgtggatttcaactggaagagcccatttaGCCAACTGGACATATTGATATGATGTTGTTAAACAAAAAAGAGAAAAGGCGGGATGGGAATAAGATCATGATTGATTACTTTAAAACTGACAACGtataatacagcctgtctcaaaaaaaattgtgcaagtgaaaagcgccctctctggcaattagaaaataccgttgtgacataatgcttacatcaacgtcaagggcgtagtcgtaGCTCTgaaatgctgtttgttctgttcaatttgcttgttttaatctcgagatatgtttagttaaagacgaaaggataaaatcacaattgtgccacttttactagggaacagggctttacatgtaacagcatcaagtttatcaagagttccttcgtgaaatcaaaagaatgcatcaataacacaatacaaaatttgtttgactgttttatcatgatgcaggaatgatgattctctttttccacttaaaagagattaaaagataaataaatatttcacattctgctgtaaaaattaaatacatgtgcatgtcaatgattttatcatgattttagcatggtaaatgctgttctcttagtGACTTAAGAAGACAAACAAATAGTGCGCACTTATACAtgctataggttaatgaacgcgtattacttgttgggagagatattagacaaaataatgaacgcgtgctgatgttgatgcttctaatgcatgcgccccgaaaggaggagtgaaatagacgcatcaacatcagctatcattgatttacatgtacatctctcttccctagtaaaagtggcacaattgtgattttaccctttcgttgttaattaaacatatctcaaaattggaacaagcaaattgaacagaacaaacggcatttgagagctaagactgcgcccgggacgttgatgtaagcattatgtcacaacggtattctctaattgccatagagggcgcttttcacttgcacaattgtttttgagacaggctgtatatgtgtattattttgtttttattgatcAGTGCATTCACCGAGATCTGGCAGCTCGTAATGTTCTTTTGAACGagacatttgaatgcaaagtatCCGACTTTGGTTTGGCGGAAGACATCAAGAATGGTGAAGTGTTTCATCGGCAAAATGAGGTGAATCTTATTTGGTACATAAAGCTTCCTAACTTTGGTTTTAAATTAAACTACCCAATTTCTTAAAAGTGAAACAAGACACAACCCTATGTCAAAAGAGACAGTCGTGTCAAATATGCCAAAAGGCATAATCACAACTACAGCGAATAGCTGAAATGATGCAAATTGCACAacctttttttcaatgttttaacattcaaaataattcctAAAAACACACTCAAATTCTAATGAAATTCTAATGATGCAGTTGAAAATAAGGTATTGTTTGGGTTGACTGTTGAAAAAAGTTTAATTTGTTGGTAGGTCAACGTTTTAGGGAAGTCTAATCATCTGACCAATTTGCACTGTATCACACGTATGAAATAAATATGTGGTAATTGGTAGGTCGGGGATGGTAACATGATGAAAATTAAAAGCAATTAGATGGTCGAATCTGTGGTTTAATCGAGTTTTGATGACAGCGGGTGAACGAGTGTGTGATTGAACAGAAATGATCAACTGAAAGACAACCGCTTATCAGCAAATTTTGTGCTGGCTATGATGGTCAATAGTTTGATTAAATTTGGTTAAATTTCTTTCTCTCATTAAATTATTCTAGTGTCGTCTTCCATTACGTTGGATGGCAATTGAGTCCATCCTTGGTGATGAGCACACTACAGAAAGTGACGTGTGGTCTTTTGGTGTATTGCTGTGGGAGATTGTTACTCTTGGTAAAGAACTTTTGTATTATTGAAAAGTAattgttttaaatgaacttttTGACGAATTGACTTACCACTAACAAAATACTGGtaaagagagagggagggagagtaTTAATGCTTTCTTTCGACACAAATTCTACAGGTTCCATGTAACGTCTTTTAAACTTAAAAAGGGTCAGGTTTATGGTGTAACTTTCAGAGAATGATCGTGTACGTTATTCCCATAACTGCATGTCACAAAACCGTTTATCCCTTACTTCTCAAGGATCAAGACCATATCCAAAGTTGAAAGGCGATGCCATTCGCAAACTTCTGAAGAATGGACAGAGAATGCCGCAGCCTAAACACTGCAGTGAACAATTGTACGTATTTTACCTTTTGCCTGTAAAAGTAACAATAttatacaaagaaaaaaattgaacaggcataACACATTAATATCTACTATAGCATTatattctttgtttttttgccttACTGCTACAAGCTCGGTAATTTTGTTCTCTCAAAGCGATGTGCCGCAAATAGGGTATCATAATGCCCACTTGTATCCCGACCCTCTTCCGTTGGGTATATAGATATAGATAACGCATTTGCTGGTTCTATAATTGCGTTCACAATTACCAATTCATATATAATATCACGTCAcctctaaccatgctaactaatttataaaataattgccctaacttttaaaatgtcaaacaatacacgcagtgatttatagtgcgctacgcacaggcacaagaCATTGATccgcaagcctcagcacactttacaggtagaTAAAATTGGGTTATTTGTTTGAATGTGACAGATTTTTTATTCCACAAATTGACCTAGAACATGTAGAAAGAGTAGGACATGACGAAAGAAactttaaacaataataataacatcgGGTCTACAAGGGGATCACATAATTATTCAAGTTCGAAATGTGGCTAACAGTGGCTTAATGTATACCGAAATGAATGATTAGTTGGAACCCGATTTTTGCAGGACACCTACATCGCCGCTATATAAttggggtgcaccgctcagtccggaGTAGCgacgtgtcggactggtgcagtgcatgtcagattcggactagcggcgtgtcggactagcgcccTGTACCCATTTAATTATAGTAATGTTGTGCAAGTGTAAAAGAGTTTTTTACTTAGATAGGCCTAGTGGCTGAGGTTTTTATTTAAGAAAAGTCTAACCCCCTTCTCATGGAAATCTCTTATCTTTGTGCTCCAGATACAACATCATGTTAGTATGCTGGGAAAAGGAGCCCTCTAAACGACCATCATTTGAACAGCTGATGAAACTTCTCGAGGAAGTTTTAAAAGGAGAAAATGTAAGAAGTAACAAAATATACAGTGAATGTGCATGCAATATTTATGCTTAGTTGCCATATTTTTGAGAAAGGCTTCAAAAACTCTCCTTTGAGTTATGCATTATACGTGGCGCAATaatttaggcatgagtcatgccctTGAACATGCCAGGATattgccatgaacatgccaagaacatgccctattttcgttagcaacgggcatgaattttcgCGAATTTGGGAATTTTcgatgggttgttcatgctcatacatgaatattcatgccactgcatgtttttttttgtcatgcgtttagtcagagccttgacatgttctgggcatgttcatgggtaactcatgggcatgaatcgcggtcaatgtcaaattctctctacttccatgcccataaattccttattcttgggtaactcatggcatgaatcatggtcaatgtcaaattttctctacttccatgcccattaattctttattcaagggtgtcaattacaattttaatgggttcaaaattAACCACCCATGAATCCTTGATAGTAGAATAAAAGAATCAGCATttcttgccatgttcatggcatgaacatACCACgttcatggcatgatttgcatagcaaccagtagcgaattttgggaatatctGTGAATTTTACCAGAAAATGTACCCAACAACCTTATTTACATTATCAAATGAGCTCAATAGCTCAAAGATGTGgcttttacataattatgttagcacTGAATGATTGGTACAAACACTTTTTATAATATCACAACATTCGTTTATGTAAATCGCTTTTTAtaggacaccctgtacaaagAGTAAAGATTTGTTGTATACAGG
Above is a genomic segment from Amphiura filiformis unplaced genomic scaffold, Afil_fr2py scaffold_70, whole genome shotgun sequence containing:
- the LOC140144657 gene encoding tyrosine-protein kinase receptor Tie-1-like, which gives rise to MAIESILGDEHTTESDVWSFGVLLWEIVTLGSRPYPKLKGDAIRKLLKNGQRMPQPKHCSEQLYNIMLVCWEKEPSKRPSFEQLMKLLEEVLKGENGYLSFANFETKLYEDVSLPAPNEKV